From a region of the Candidatus Poribacteria bacterium genome:
- a CDS encoding Gfo/Idh/MocA family oxidoreductase — translation MSNTTPLRTVIVGCGMIAAGGYQPRCQAYPHRIELVGYYDEDERRAAALAERNGGHVYKSLEEVLNDPNVEAIVNLTIHISHYPVSLAALKAGKHVYSEKPISIRTDEANELVETAEAMGLKLACAPSAILGYVQQNVWQRIREGEIGDVISAIGNFGGPLEHWHPNADAFIMHAGPFRDVAPYPLTAMTTMIAPVKTVHGFARVAVPKRMLHQGPRKGTEFEVNEKDHGFAVLEFENGAHGLIYHSFTVSSGIPPYEIHGTAGGFSLQAHDDGRGIQKFTPQDRWQAEVSPPKAFTGLDWGKGVADFADAIRSDRNPRCNGAQARHALEVCERIIESSDARRPIDVESRFPAPPPVDDVAPWEDA, via the coding sequence ATGTCTAATACGACTCCACTTCGGACAGTGATCGTTGGATGCGGTATGATAGCGGCGGGAGGCTACCAGCCACGATGCCAAGCGTACCCACACCGTATTGAACTCGTTGGCTATTATGACGAAGACGAGAGACGCGCCGCAGCATTGGCAGAACGCAACGGCGGACACGTTTACAAATCACTTGAGGAAGTGCTGAACGATCCAAATGTAGAAGCGATTGTGAATTTGACAATTCACATCTCCCACTATCCAGTTTCATTGGCAGCACTGAAAGCGGGAAAACACGTTTACTCCGAGAAACCGATTTCCATCCGAACCGACGAGGCGAACGAACTCGTAGAAACAGCGGAAGCGATGGGATTAAAACTGGCGTGTGCCCCATCGGCGATTCTCGGTTACGTCCAACAGAACGTCTGGCAACGGATTCGTGAGGGTGAAATCGGTGATGTGATCTCTGCGATCGGGAACTTCGGGGGTCCCTTGGAACACTGGCATCCGAACGCAGACGCTTTTATCATGCATGCGGGTCCCTTCCGAGATGTCGCGCCTTATCCGCTTACTGCGATGACAACGATGATCGCGCCGGTCAAAACCGTGCACGGCTTCGCACGCGTCGCTGTTCCGAAACGGATGTTGCACCAAGGTCCACGGAAAGGCACCGAATTTGAAGTAAATGAGAAGGATCACGGATTCGCTGTGCTTGAGTTCGAGAACGGCGCACACGGACTCATCTATCACAGTTTCACTGTCTCTTCTGGGATCCCACCCTACGAAATCCACGGCACGGCAGGTGGATTCTCCCTTCAGGCACACGACGATGGACGCGGTATCCAAAAGTTCACGCCCCAAGATCGATGGCAAGCTGAAGTCTCGCCACCGAAAGCGTTTACCGGATTAGATTGGGGCAAAGGCGTTGCGGATTTCGCGGACGCAATCCGATCTGACCGAAATCCGCGCTGTAACGGCGCACAAGCACGACACGCCTTAGAGGTATGCGAGCGGATCATCGAATCGTCTGACGCGAGGAGACCTATCGATGTCGAGAGCCGTTTCCCGGCACCGCCGCCTGTCGACGATGTAGCACCGTGGGAAGATGCTTAA